The proteins below are encoded in one region of Takifugu rubripes chromosome 1, fTakRub1.2, whole genome shotgun sequence:
- the ccdc141 gene encoding guanine nucleotide-binding protein G(s) subunit alpha isoforms XLas encodes MFTSSSSVLKAQCQIHPITAHFCPVAMAPQATPPPADASGGGGVEVETMSEGSYECTSPDDISLPPLAETPEVVHSDVEEGFSSHSFHIGHQSHQQPDLAGSGPAHGGTGPPPLTSLSLEDTSSVHTGAGCSLPSRTFCPAQSVAGKNEPLPHNQSCSRPQAASRTDSAGGDVVDDSLCPHADGRVPEKSGDTGSRQRSSSSWGDLLTPQMAPATNPGCCTDAEETEESRFPGTAPGFGSFPNSPDHDGPPCGTCLPASSACSTHERLTSSVTQQRLHEPGLAPSGPVAPQPTSLAQALPQQPNRHGAHPPPPPGLLTPEQEANICQPVTICEEIRLTPQIRGPPLPAPPTPPQVYSETLPQGQGSGSAPRCFTQPLSGASVMEGSPVTLEVEVSGEPEPRVAGCRDTPSLGGALACEHSSDGGDGWRPAEAPHVVADWPRLFGTLCVLLWLLFLLVL; translated from the exons atgttcacctcctcctcctctgtgctgaAGGCTCAGTGTCAGATCCATCCCATAACTGCCCACTTCTGTCCTGTTGCTATGGCGCCACAGGCCACGCCTCCCCCAGCA GATGCctctggcggcggcggcgtggaggTGGAGACGATGAGCGAGGGTTCGTACGAGTGCACGTCTCCAGACGACATTTCCCTGCCGCCGCTGGCAGAGACCCCAGAGGTGGTCCACTCAGATGTGGAGGAGGGTTTCTCGTCCCACAGCTTCCACATCGGCCATCAGAGCCACCAGCAGCCAGATCTGGCTGGTTCTGGTCCGGCCCACGGAGGGACCGGACCCCCCCCACTCACCAG CTTGTCTTTAGAGGACACGTCATCTGTCCACACTGGGGCAGGCTGCAGCCTCCCCTCCAGAACCTTCTGCCCCGCCCAGAGTGTCGCAGGTAAAAACGAGCCCCTCCCTCATAACCAAAGCTGCAGCCGTCCTCAGGCAGCCAGCAGGACAGACTCAGCAGGTGGGGACGTTGTGGACGACAGTCTCTGTCCACACGCTGATGGACGCGTCCCAGAGAAGAGCGGCGATACCGGGTCACGGCAGCGAAGCTCCTCGTCCTGGGGAGACCTCCTCACACCCCAGATGGCTCCAGCCACCAaccctggatgctgcacagacgCTGAAGAGACGGAAGAGTCTCGGTTCCCAGGCACAGCTCCAGGTTTCGGGTCTTTTCCCAACAGTCCTGATCATGATGGTCCACCCTGTGGGACCTGCCTACCAGCTTCTTCTGCCTGCTCCACCCACGAGCGCTTGACCTCCAGTGTCACCCAGCAGCGTTTGCATGAGCCTGGCTTGGCCCCCAGTGGCCCTGTGGCCCCCCAGCCAACATCTCTGGCCCAAGCTTTGCCTCAGCAGCCTAATCGGCATGGcgcccacccccctcctccacctggtCTATTAACTCCAGAACAAGAGGCAAACATTTGCCAGCCCGTGACCATCTGTGAGGAGATCAGGCTTACTCCTCAAATCAGAGGCccccctcttcctgctcctcctacCCCTCCCCAGGTCTACTCAGAGACTCTCCCCCAGGGACAAGGCTCTGGGTCGGCTCCTCGGTGCTTCACCCAGCCCCTGTCTGGAGCCTCTGTCATGGAAGGGTCTCCAGTCACGTTAGAGGTGGAGGTGTCAGGAGAGCCAGAGCCCAGAGTCGCCGG GTGTCGGGACACCCCCAGCCTGGGCGGAGCTCTCGCCTGTGAGCACAGcagtgatggaggtgatggctGGCGGCCGGCAGAAGCCCCCCACGTGGTCGCGGACTGGCCCCGCCTCTTTGGGACGCTGTGCGTTCTGCTGtggctgctcttcctgctggtACTGTGA